One genomic window of Bradyrhizobium sp. CCGE-LA001 includes the following:
- a CDS encoding aspartate ammonia-lyase — MSRTEQDFLGQREIADDIYYGVQTIRGKENFHITGIPMNQEPYFVKALGYVKKAAAMANRDLGAIDAKVADAIILGCDRVISGDMMDQFVTDFIQGGAGTSTNMNANEVIANLALESLGFGKGDYQHVSPNDHVNYGQSTNDTYPTAFRLALILRLESYMTALRQLQEAFFAKGREFDRVLKMGRTHLQDAVPMSLGAEFRGWGTTIGEEVDRISEARALLREINLGATAIGTSVTAAVGYPKLAVRHLSALTGVDFILAGDLVEATSDTGAYVQLSGVLKRTASKLTKICNDIRLLASGPRAGFNEINLPQLQPGSSIMPGKVNPVIPEVVNQTSFLVIGLDTTVTLAASAGQLQLNVMEPVISFALFFSIRTMERAVNSLRENCVVGITANEEHTRNMVLNSLGIVTVLKPLLGYKQCAELAREGYKSGKSLHQIVVVERKLLTQERWDEMFSFERLINPDLIG; from the coding sequence ATGAGCCGTACGGAGCAGGATTTCCTCGGACAGCGTGAGATCGCCGACGACATTTATTACGGCGTTCAGACCATCCGGGGTAAGGAGAACTTCCACATCACCGGCATTCCGATGAACCAGGAGCCTTACTTCGTGAAGGCGCTTGGCTACGTCAAGAAGGCCGCTGCCATGGCCAATCGCGATCTCGGCGCGATCGACGCGAAAGTCGCGGACGCGATCATCCTGGGCTGCGACCGCGTCATCTCCGGCGACATGATGGACCAGTTCGTCACAGACTTCATCCAGGGCGGCGCCGGCACGTCGACCAACATGAACGCCAACGAGGTGATCGCCAACCTCGCGCTGGAATCGCTCGGCTTCGGCAAGGGCGACTATCAGCATGTCAGCCCCAACGATCACGTCAATTACGGCCAATCCACCAACGACACCTATCCGACCGCATTTCGTCTCGCCCTGATCCTGCGGCTCGAGAGCTACATGACGGCGCTGCGCCAGCTTCAGGAGGCTTTCTTCGCCAAGGGCCGCGAATTCGATCGCGTGCTGAAGATGGGGCGGACGCATCTTCAGGACGCGGTGCCGATGTCGCTCGGCGCCGAATTCCGGGGATGGGGCACCACGATCGGCGAGGAGGTCGATCGCATCTCGGAAGCGCGCGCTTTGCTCCGCGAGATCAATCTCGGCGCCACCGCGATCGGCACCTCCGTGACCGCGGCCGTCGGCTATCCCAAGCTCGCGGTCCGGCATCTCAGTGCGCTGACCGGCGTCGACTTCATCCTCGCCGGCGATCTCGTCGAGGCGACCTCCGACACCGGCGCCTATGTGCAGCTCTCCGGCGTCCTCAAGCGCACCGCCAGCAAGCTGACCAAGATCTGCAACGACATTCGCCTGCTTGCCTCGGGCCCGCGCGCCGGCTTCAACGAGATCAACCTCCCGCAGCTTCAGCCGGGCTCCTCGATCATGCCCGGCAAGGTCAATCCGGTGATCCCCGAAGTGGTCAACCAGACCAGCTTCCTCGTCATCGGCCTCGACACCACGGTGACGCTGGCGGCCTCCGCCGGCCAGCTCCAGCTCAACGTGATGGAGCCGGTGATCTCGTTCGCGCTGTTCTTCTCGATCCGAACCATGGAGCGTGCCGTCAACAGCCTGCGCGAGAATTGCGTCGTGGGCATCACCGCCAACGAGGAGCATACCCGCAACATGGTGCTGAACTCGCTCGGCATCGTCACCGTGCTGAAGCCGCTGCTCGGCTACAAGCAATGCGCCGAGCTCGCGCGCGAGGGCTATAAGAGCGGCAAGTCGCTGCACCAGATCGTCGTGGTCGAGCGCAAGCTGCTCACGCAGGAGAGATGGGACGAGATGTTCTCGTTCGAGCGGCTGATCAATCCGGATTTGATCGGGTAG